Part of the Prunus dulcis chromosome 8, ALMONDv2, whole genome shotgun sequence genome is shown below.
CTATCTCAAAACCCAAATGATGCTCTTCTCTTACaatcatgattcatgaatAGTCCAATAGTCTAAGGATCGCGGTGCCAAATACATAGCAATTGCTAGAACAAAAACATCAATCTTTGATCAAGCCTTAGTGCTCTGGTTCTAATGGCATGGGACTTGACTTTCATATATGGATGACAACTTTCTAGAGCTTTGCATCCAATTTGTAGCCGGGTTTTCATTATGAAACCTTGGAAAAGAATACAACATGTTACGACCATAAGGAACCAAAACAAGTAAGAAAAGTACATTTCGTTCCcattaaaacaagaaaatttaaaGGATTGTAATGATGGTCCAAAATTATTCCCAAACCGCAATTGCGCCGGAACAATAGCTTCACTGGTTCTAGATTTTGATGCCAATCAACCTCCCATATTAAAGCTTGACTTAATAATTCCATGCACACGACTGACTTCTCTGCGGGCTGCAACTTTTTTGCAGTCCTTTTGTAGTCGGCATGAATAGGGTTCACTACCGTCTCTTCAGAGAGTGTTGGAAGCGGATGGTCTTCCTGGACCACCAAACTAATGTTCTTATCTATATTTTGTACTAAGTTGGCCTCTCCACTTGCTTGCTTTGGCTGAGTGTGTGCTGGCTTagtttttatgtttctttttcatggCTTTTGCCTCTTAATGAAGTTCCTTTTcgtccaaaaaagaaaaaaaaacctctaaGTGCCAGGAGAGACCTGAAACTCTGAAGCTTTATTTCCAGTGCGGCCCTAACAAGTAGAGAACTAGAAGAACAAAACAACCAAATAACTCTtgatgaagagaaagaagtaaaaaaaagagagttcGACACTCACTTTATTTGAATACTCAAATCAAACTCACAATCTGATTTGCAACTCCCCCAAAAGTAAATCCCAATACATCatgtttaaataaaaaagcaagTGTTTCTTATCCCAAAGTTCCATGAATGAAGAAGCCAATGCATCTGCATCATGAATACACACGCGATCGCCGATCATCATGCGACACATTAGGAAATTTTGGTTCTATTATTTGATGTGAAACATGATTGGATTGAATTTCAAATACATTAGGAAAGCTTAAAGTACAGCTCCAATGACTCAGAAAGTTTCCAGGAAATAACAGAGAAAGCTACGGGCAAATAAATGGTAATTAAATTTGtgactttatttttgtttttgtttcttttctgcttaaagctaaaagaaaaaaaaaaaagggctcaGAGCATAGGGTAGGGGCACTACAATAGGTAAGAGACCTTAGGAAGGACATGGATGTTGGTGAggcttatttttttagttataaaacaaGAAGACTTGAAGTCTTTAGAGAAGACTTCCAAGTCAAATTCCCATAAAAACGAAGCCAccagagaaaagaagaacGAAAATACAAGTTTTATTCTAAAAGAAAGCTTTGTTTAATTATGAGTTAATAATTTGGTATGGAAAAGAAGGCTGTAAACAACGCGGAGTTGCTTTGAATTAACACACTTTGGAAACTCATACTCGTCTGTTTTCTGTTTGTGGTCAAGTCTCCGTCAATGGCCTCATCGTTATCTTAAGACTTTTTGGTATGAGGATTGAAGGTCACCAATTATAATTGATCAATTAGGTGCAATTTGCCTAAATAATGCACTATTtggttaattaattatcaCTTGATTTGGccacaacaaagaaaaaaaattgtttttaatGATTAACATCCAAGGCTCGGTCATGTCAAGTCAACCGACCTCAGGTAGCTCCCTTCtcaaacaatttaaaattggACAATGTTTCTCTCATTTCATGTGAGAAGATATTCTTACTTcctgaaaaataatttaaaatcatAGTTTGACACATATGTACGAACAATGTatcaaaaatattaaaaaaaattctctacACACATGTCAAACTGtgattaacaaaaaaaaaaatacaagctCCTACTTATTTCAAGAAAGAAGACAAgtatttttcttataattgGACAATGGTTTGGCTCCTTCAAGCTAAGAAGAAGCTCCTCCTCAGAACAAATGGACTTTTGACTTAAGGAattcaaaagagaagaagTTAAAGGAATTTCACAAGTGTCAAAATTCCATTTGTTTGAAAGACGAGCTACTCCTCAATTTTAAGGAGTCAAGTTTGTTCCCTTTTTAATCAAAGTTAAATCAAAATGTTCATATGGTTTTGGCCAAATTTCCAGGAGTAATCTCAGTTGATCTTGTTATGCTTGCACTCCCTCGAAATATACTTTTCGATTTTAATATGATTTAAGTTAGGAATAGATCCCATATTTTTCTGATATAAATTAACTTAGAGAGTTGGAAGAATCGAATATTCTTGTcgagcaaaaataaaaaactactAATATTCTTGCAACAATTTTATTAGCATGGCGTGGCTCCTTGAAAGTCTAAAACCAATGAGATTTTGCCAATGGTCAAATTACAGCAAAATTGacaagaaagacaaaaaaacaaaaaattgacaagTGTCAAAACCACATTAATGTGAGAAGGAGCTCCtcctcaaaacaaataaagtttTGACACTTGTTGAATTCCTttgacttttttcttttggattttGACAAGTGTTAAAATCTCATTTGTTGTAAGGAGGACAaataatactaaaaaaaaaatgttccCAATGCACGAACAATCCATATTTTACATATCTCTTGATTTATAGGTCTGCATTCTAACAcgtcctttttatttattatttattatttattattttattttatttaaattttttccaGTGAAATATATTGTAACATGTCTAATACCACTTGCATTAAGGATTTACAACTGTTCTGATTGGATCATAAGTTGCTTTCTCATTTTGATGTTATGTTTTGTGTTAGAAGTTAGATGTTTTTGTTATGGTTGGAAGTGGTTCTACCCTTTCTAACAActtaagttatttttttattacgGTTGGAAGTGGaacttatattatatatttgtcTCTTTTCTTTGATTGATATGCCTCTTCGCGTAAGAGGGTGTAAATTTGATATACATTTGATATACATTTGATATACATTGTTAGTTAATTTTCGATAGATATGTCTCTCCGTGTAAAAGGGTGTAAGTTTGATATACATTGTTAGTCAATTTTCGATTGATATGTCTTTCCGTGTAAGATGGTGTAAGTTTGATATACATTATTAATCAATTTTCTAACAGCTTAAGCTTTTGAAATTAACGATTGTCTAATGATGATTGAGGTACTTCTCTGATTTTTGTCATCTGTGTACATATTTTTTGATATGTAGTTAATAAGTTATTGATGTAAAATTGGTTTCAATATTGTaagaatttttatttccatGATATGAAATAATGAcatatactatttataaactTTGCGTCCAAAGTTCTCTCTGTTCCAAAGCAGCATGCAAAGTACCTcatttttgttgaagaatacaaATCTCTCATcaaaaacttaattaaataaaatacaacatataataaatgatTTCACTACTAATATCACCAAGgtcttttgtgataaaatctCACATCTACTGAGCTCTGTAGGTAGTTAAGTTAGAGACAATATTGACGTTGTAAATAGTAGGCCGTTGACCCGTCTCTCtatatttaacaatttttctCTATGCATGTGAAAGGAAAGGAGGAGGAAACTCAACAAGTGTCGGTATATCCAAATTAACTAGAAGGTTATGGTGTTGGTGgcattttgtatttgattcTAAGCAACAAGAGGAGACTCAAGCAAAAATTAGACTTGCTCAAACTGATACTAAAAAGATTGAATGGACCATATGGACTAGCTGACCCCGCCTTTGAACATTGAAGATCTGTATCTTTCGTCGTTCATCATTTgcttgcaaaaaaaaaaaaaaaaattcaatattttttgtggTAGAAAATTTGCTTGGAAAAAATGCTCCATTCTGCCTGAAATTTCCAAGTAAAAGTCCAAAatccaaagaaaatggaagtCAAGCAAAATGGCAAAGACTTAAAAGAATCGTTGTCACCATCACTGGTGGCTACAAAAACCGCGTGGGTTCCACCATGTTTGTGGGGCCCCAAGTCCCATATAACTCCAATTTTCTATAGACTGGTGATTGCAGACTGAGTCTAATGGGTCCGTCAAACCAACATATAAAATCATGAAGAGTCCATATGGCTATGTACGCACTACAATCCCGCCCCTTATAAATACAATCTCTGGAGAGCGTATGTCTCAAGTGCAACCAACCAATTAATAGAGAGCTAAGCAGAAAGTAGAAAGCAAGCAGGAGCTACACTATTTATAGTCACCAACAATTTCAATGGCAGCCAACACCAAGGATCAAGAACAAATGACCCCAGAATTTGAACTTCCAGGATTTAGATTCCACCCCACAGAAGAAGAACTTCTTGAGTTCTATCTCAAGAGCGTGGTTTTCGGAAAGAGACAGCGTTTTGACATAATTGGTTTTCTCAATATCTACCACCATGATCCTTGGGACTTGCCTGGTaaactttcattaattacttgGTTTACTTAGTTATACGCATGGTTttatttgcttaattaattataatggTGTTGTTAATTAATGGGTGTTTGATTAATTACTTGTAGGGTTGTCGAAGATTGGAGAAAGAGAGTGGTATTTTTTTGTGCCAAGGGACAGGAAGCATGGCAGTGGAGGAAGGCCTAACAGAACCACTGAAACTGGGTTCTGGAAAGCCACCGGCTCTGACCGCAAAATTGTGAGCCTCTCAGATCCAAAGAGGATCATTGGGCTCAGAAAGACTCTTGTTTTTTACAAAGGCAGAGCCCCAAGAGGAACCAAGACTGATTGGGTCATGAACGAGTATCGTTTGCCTGATAACTGCCACTATCTAAAGGTAATGGTTGCCTGGGAATGTGTCGATTTGATTGGTGTCAGCCCTCGAACCTAATACATGCTGACTTTTAATTATATCACAAAGTCTAACAAAAAGTTAATTCTCTTTTGCAAAGTTTCAAAAACTATAGGGAAAGAAGCAAAGTCTTGTAATTAAGTCAAGCATAATCAAAGAGTctccaagaaaaacaagagtCTTAAGCATCTATGTCCATACACTTAATGTTGGGAAGTTTCCATGAAAATTCTTAAATTTGGTCATAtgggtttattttctttgtcattGAGTGCGCACTGTGTTTGTATTTGCTTGGTGGATAATTGGCGGGTGACACCTCATTGTTTTATGATAAATGTCATATATTAGGTGTGAGAATCCGGTGCAGTGTGTCAGGCGCACACAATAAATTTTGCCATTATCAGCCGATATAAACAACAATTACGCTCGATTAACTTTAGTGCAATTAGTTTgatcttatttattttcacaTCTAATTCGGGTCTCATTTGCTAATTACACTACTAAAATGACATAGCTTAATAGATGCGTGTCACCAAACATTTGATGAGTAATCTTTGATTAGGTAGTTTGATATATAGGTCAA
Proteins encoded:
- the LOC117637510 gene encoding NAC domain-containing protein 22-like codes for the protein MAANTKDQEQMTPEFELPGFRFHPTEEELLEFYLKSVVFGKRQRFDIIGFLNIYHHDPWDLPGLSKIGEREWYFFVPRDRKHGSGGRPNRTTETGFWKATGSDRKIVSLSDPKRIIGLRKTLVFYKGRAPRGTKTDWVMNEYRLPDNCHYLKVMVAWECVDLIGVSPRT